The sequence AAAGCGACGATTAACCAGTTAGCCGAAAATAAAACGCTGTCGACTTTCTCTATCGACTATCCGCTGGAGGTCAAAGCTGCGCTGGATAAGCTCTCGCCATTAGTTGAACAAAAATTAGCCAACCGGTTTGGCAATTCGCGCTGGTTTGCAGGCAAACTGCTGGAGCGGGACGGTTTCGCGCTGAGTCATGCCGATGCTCTGCTGACTGAGACAGCGGAAAAACTGCGCAATGAGATTGAAGACAAAGCCACTGAAGATGCGGATATCATAATTATTGACAGCCGCTACGGATTTATCAGCCTTCTGGTACAAAAGACACTGACCCGGCAATCCGGGCAGGCTCGGAGTCTGTCGGATAAAATCGACAACGTGGTATTACATCGATTTTTAGCCATTCCGATCTTCCTCGGGGTGATGTATTTGATGTTCACCTTCACCATTAAACTGGGCCGGGTCTTCAAGCCGTTTTTTAACGACCTGGCTCAGGCATTTTTTGTGGACGGGTTGGGCGCATTTTTAGGACTGATGAACAGCCCGCAATGGCTGATAACACTGATTGCCACGGGTGTTGGTAACGGCATTCGGGAGGTGGCTGCGTTTATCCCGATTCTCGGTTTTCTGTATCTGTTTATTTCAGTACTTGAAGAGTCCGGGTATATGGCCAGAGCGACTTTTGCGATGGATCGTTTCATGCGTGTATTGGGACTCCCCGGCAAAGCCTTTGTACCAATGATCCTGGGCTTTGGCTGTAACGTCCCGGCCATGCTTGCGACCCGCACGCTGGAGCGTCCGCGTGACCGGCTCTTGAGTCTGGTGTTGAATCCATTCATGACTTGCGGCGCTCGCTTGGTGGTATTTACACTGTTTGCCGCCGCCTTTTTTCCGGATAACGGCGGGATGGTCGTGTTTGTACTTTATATGATAGGGATTGTGGCTGCTCTGCTGACGGCGTTACTGCTGAAACACAGTTTTCTGAAAGAGGAATCCTCTCTGGTGATGATGGAAATCCCCAGCTATCACATCCCGAAGCTGAAAAATGTATTGATTAACAGCTGGACTCGGCTCAAAGCTTTTATGGTGCGGGTCGGTAAAATCATTATTACCATGGTGGTGATCTTGAACCTGCTCAGTTCGTTGGGAACAGACGGCTCATATCAAGCGAATAATATTGAACATTCAGTGCTCAGTGCGGCTGGGCGTGCATTGACGCCGACGCTGGCGCCACTGGGTATCAGAGAAGATAACTGGCCTGCAACCGTTGCGTTATTTACCGGCATTCTGCATAAAGCCGTCGTGATCAGCACGCTGAAAACCATCTACTCGGAAAGTCCCGCCGCTAAAGCAGCTCTTCAAGCGCAAGAATTTAATCTTTATGGTGCGGTCAAACGGGCTTTTATGACAATCCCCATGGGGCTGAAAAAAATGATCGGGATTGGTGTAACGCAACCGACTAGCCAAAATACATTTATTGCCGAATTGCATACTCATTTTGAAGGACAAGTAGGCGCTTTTGCCTATTTGCTGTTTATTTTGCTTTATTTTCCCTGTATTGCCACATTGGCGGCTGCCTATAGAGAATCCAGCCTGCGCTGGTCGGTGTTCATGGTGTTCTGGTCCACCGGTCTAGCCTATCTGACTGCAACGCTGTTTTATCAATTAGCGACCTATAGCCAGCATCCGCGAACCTCAATGGCATGGCTGACAATGATTGCGTTAATCATAATCGCTGTGGTGCTGATATTTCGTTATTGGGGCGGACAGCATCAAGCTTCTATGTCCAACAACGCCATTAAACCTTCAACCAAGGACTAACGAATGCCTTATAAAACTTATTTCGACAAAATTGATGCCCAACTGCTGAAAATCAGCCCTGCTCGCGACATTATGTTATTGCGCGTGATTGCCGCTGTCATTCCGGTGGTGTGTTTTGCTTTGGATGCCTTCTATGACATGCCGGTGCTTTATTGGCTGGGCATCCCTTTTTATCTGATCTGTCTGGCGCTTTATCTGGAAGCCTTGTTAAAAACCATCTTATTGATGCACAAGGTTTCAGCCGAATTGTTAATCGTCTTGGTGATGATAGTCACCCTGCTTGACGGGGAGCCGTTGAGCGGTGCGATGGTGGCTTGGTTTATCGGCTTGGGGTTGTATATCTCGTTTACGATTATTAGAAAAAACCGGGAAAAAATCGAAGCGCTTATACAGGACAGCAAGAAAACCGCACAAGTCCTGCGCGGTGATCAAATCCATGAAATTCCGCTGCTGGAGGTGCAAAAGCAGGATGTGATCATTGTCGCCAAAGGCGCCATGATCACTGTCGACGGGCTTATCAGCGACGGTGAGTCGTCTATCGATGAAGCCTTTGTTACCGGCGAGCCGTTTCCAGTATTTAAGCAACGCGGCGATGCAGTGATTTCCGGGACATTGAATTTGACCGCGCCGCTAAAGGTGGTCGCGGAAAAAAAACGGTAATGACGCGTTTATTGCGATTATGACCCGGGAAATCGAAGCCGGTCTACAGCAAAAATCCACCTTACAGAAACGCGCCGATTTAACGGTGCAGGTGCTCATCCTCGGCGTCACAGCCTATGCCTTTTTGCTGTTGTTCATGACCGGCAGTCTGCATCTGATGGCTACGGCGCTTGCCGTGGTGTGTCCCTGTGCCTGGGCCTTGGCAACGCCCACTGCCTTTGCCGCCAATATCGGCCGCTTGGCGCGTAGCAACATTTTGGCACGCGGCGGCGAGCCGTTGGAAAATATGCAGGATATTAAAACCCTGATTTTGGACAAAACCGGCACCGTCACCAAGGCCGTGCCGGAAGTCAGCCAGGTGATTGCCCTCGCCATGCCGGAGCAGGACTTGCTGACCTTATGCGCATCGGTTGAATCCCGCTTCGACCATCCCATTGCCAACACGATCGTCGCTTATTCCAAAGGGCACGGTGTGTCGCACTTGTTAAACGTGACCCAGGTTGAAGACTTGCCGGGCCGTGGCATAAAAGCCCGAATCGGCGCAGATACCGTATTGATCGGTAGTCAGGAAACCCTGCAGCAACTGGATATCGAACTACCGCCTTTAGATTACACCGGCCGGGCGATTTGGGTGGCTGTTAACCGCGAAGTTAAAGGTGTCATTGTTATTCGCGACATTATCCGTGCCGAAATGCAGGGTTTGGTTGCCGCTATTCATGAATGCGGCATCGAAACGGTACTGCTGGCCACGGGTGACAATGAGGAAAGCGAAGCCAAGCGGGTGGCTGAATACATCGGTGCTGACGGTTATTTTTACAACTTCAAGCCGGATGACAAAACCGCTTTAGTCAAGAAAATGCAATTGCAAGGCAAAGTTGCCATGGTGGGTGACGGCGTCAACGATGCACCAGCCCTGGCTGCGGCCAATGTCGGCATTGCCATAGGCGGGCACAAGAATGTCAGTTTGGCGGTCATGTCTGCCGATATTGTGATTCTTGGCGACGACGCCAAGGACTTGATTACCATTCTGCGACTTAGTCGAAAAATGGGCGGCATTATCAAGCAAAATTATACCTGGGCAATGGGCTTTAATGCGATTGGGCTAACCCTGGCAACCCTCGGCGTGCTTAACCCTATCGTGGCCGCGCTATTTCATCATCTCAGTTCGGTCTTTGTTGTGGTCAATGCCAGCCGTCTGTATTTCACCGGCATTGAAAATTCTCCGGTCGGGCCTTTGTTTCAGAAAATGGATGAAATCACCCGTCGAAAGCCTATGAGTCCGGCAGAGCCATTGGTGATCAGTTCAGAAAATGCTGCCGAAACCATTGTTGAACAACAGCCCTGAGCGTAAACCGTTATTCAAAAAGAGACGATAAATGTTGTTATGGATCATGGGCTTTAGTGCCTTAGGCAGCGTCGGGGCTGTGGGTTGCGCAGCCTTGTTTTTGTTTTTTCCTGAAAGTATTCGCAAAGTGCTTATCCCTTGTCTGATCAGTTATGCGACCGGGACACTGCTCGGTGCCGCATTCCTGGGCATGCTTCCCAATGCACTGCTACAAGCACCGGCAGTTTCGGTGATGGCTACGGTACTGGCCGGTATGGTGGGTTTTTTCGTTTTGGAGAAACTGGTCATTTGGCGCCACAGTCATGATGCAGAGGGTCAAGTAGATGACCGAGCCGCATCGTTAATTCTGATTGGCGATGCCTTTCACAACTTTGTAGATGGTGTGCTGATTGCAGCCGCATTCTTGACATCTGTTCCATTGGGAATCACCACAGCATTCGCAGTGATTGCGCACGAGATACCCCAGGAGGTTGGTGATTTTGCCATTCTACTCGACAGTGGCTACTGCCGAGGAAAGGCATTGCTGATGAATGGACTATCATCCATCGCCACCCTGCCTGGCGCACTGATCGCCTATTACTGGCTGGCCGAGACACGCGAAGCAACGCCTTATATTCTGGCGATAGCTGCTGCCAGCTTTATCTACATCGCGACCGCAGATCTCATTCCCATGCTACACAGGCAGGCAAACGCTATTGCTTCGCTTCGTCAGCTAGTACTGTTACTGGCAGGTATTGGTAAGATTGCAGGGTTTCATTTTGGATAAAACATGAATACTCAGGCAAAAATTGAAAGCAACCTTGGGTTCCACCCCGGTTTGGCTGTGATGAAATAAAGAATTTGACTATCTCGGCCACTCCGAACAAATCGCCAAAGCGGCCGCGGCGGCTACCCATCAGGGAAAGACCAAAACTTATTATTCCTGCAGTCGATACAGATATTCTGTCAGCGCCAGAATGCGACTGCGAGCAGCTGATTCGCTATCTTGCGGAGGATAATTGTCGAAATACAATGAACTTTGGTTATTAAATGCATTCCCCCAGATCGGCATTTCTCGTGGTCCATGCGCTTTGACCTCCTGACGTCCGTCTATGATCTGAAAAACCCGGTCAAACGGGAAAACGCCATTGTTATTCTTGGCGAGTACGGTCAGGTTGGGCACTGGTCTCGCTAACAACGATTTTAGCGGACCATCATCACCCTTGCCGGTTAAGCCATGACAAACGGCACATGCCGAATTGTATTCATTTTTTCCGACATCCACCTTTTCCGCTGCAAAGACAATATTTGATAAGCTGATCAGCAGGATTCCGATAGATGATAATGACAGAGCCCGGATTTTCTTAGAAATAATCATGTTGCCTCCAAAAGGGGTAGTGGACAAAAGGCATGGATTCAGTGATGGCTGTGTTCATGCGCATGTCCATGTTCATGTTCATGGGGTTCAAAAGGTTCGGTTTTCAGGGTGCCGTTTAAAAAATCCTTCACGGCTTTTTCGGGATCCGTTTCTTTGGTTATCAAGGCTTGAATGTTTTTCTGTTCCAAACGCCGAGCCAAGCCTGCCCCCATGCCTCCGGTAATCAGCACTTGCATGTGATCCAAAGGGGATGGCTCGAAAGGTGATGAATCATGGAACGATTGTTCTTTCGGCAACTTCAGTAATTCTTTCTCGACAATTTCATTATTCTCGATGGTATAAACCCAGAATTTTCTGCAACGGCCGGTATGACCGGTTATTTCTTTTCGGTTTTGACTGGCAACGGCAATTTTCATATTAATTCTCTATTGAGTGGTTACAAATCATCCTTTCAATAGGCTATTGAAAAAAAGCGAATTAATAAGACGGCGGTAAAAGCGGTTCAA comes from Methylicorpusculum oleiharenae and encodes:
- a CDS encoding heavy metal translocating P-type ATPase, with amino-acid sequence MTREIEAGLQQKSTLQKRADLTVQVLILGVTAYAFLLLFMTGSLHLMATALAVVCPCAWALATPTAFAANIGRLARSNILARGGEPLENMQDIKTLILDKTGTVTKAVPEVSQVIALAMPEQDLLTLCASVESRFDHPIANTIVAYSKGHGVSHLLNVTQVEDLPGRGIKARIGADTVLIGSQETLQQLDIELPPLDYTGRAIWVAVNREVKGVIVIRDIIRAEMQGLVAAIHECGIETVLLATGDNEESEAKRVAEYIGADGYFYNFKPDDKTALVKKMQLQGKVAMVGDGVNDAPALAAANVGIAIGGHKNVSLAVMSADIVILGDDAKDLITILRLSRKMGGIIKQNYTWAMGFNAIGLTLATLGVLNPIVAALFHHLSSVFVVVNASRLYFTGIENSPVGPLFQKMDEITRRKPMSPAEPLVISSENAAETIVEQQP
- a CDS encoding c-type cytochrome; its protein translation is MIISKKIRALSLSSIGILLISLSNIVFAAEKVDVGKNEYNSACAVCHGLTGKGDDGPLKSLLARPVPNLTVLAKNNNGVFPFDRVFQIIDGRQEVKAHGPREMPIWGNAFNNQSSLYFDNYPPQDSESAARSRILALTEYLYRLQE
- a CDS encoding NifB/NifX family molybdenum-iron cluster-binding protein; this encodes MKIAVASQNRKEITGHTGRCRKFWVYTIENNEIVEKELLKLPKEQSFHDSSPFEPSPLDHMQVLITGGMGAGLARRLEQKNIQALITKETDPEKAVKDFLNGTLKTEPFEPHEHEHGHAHEHSHH
- a CDS encoding ZIP family metal transporter, giving the protein MLLWIMGFSALGSVGAVGCAALFLFFPESIRKVLIPCLISYATGTLLGAAFLGMLPNALLQAPAVSVMATVLAGMVGFFVLEKLVIWRHSHDAEGQVDDRAASLILIGDAFHNFVDGVLIAAAFLTSVPLGITTAFAVIAHEIPQEVGDFAILLDSGYCRGKALLMNGLSSIATLPGALIAYYWLAETREATPYILAIAAASFIYIATADLIPMLHRQANAIASLRQLVLLLAGIGKIAGFHFG
- the feoB gene encoding Fe(2+) transporter permease subunit FeoB, giving the protein MCINLCDMKRGDRGRVVGFRKNFLPYQKKLLSMGLTPGTEFELVRIAPLGDPVEIRVRGTDLSLRRGEVAGLKIERLKSEAPRLKPTPEQKSEYTIAVIGNPNCGKTTLFNGLTGARQHVGNWAGVTVEQKTGFYRYENKAIKVVDLPGIYALDVNETATSLDEKIARDYILSQQADLIINIVDTSHLEHNLYLTIQLLEMELPILVVLNNMDDTTGKGIKIDSDELARNLDCPLVSLTATRADDIRALKATINQLAENKTLSTFSIDYPLEVKAALDKLSPLVEQKLANRFGNSRWFAGKLLERDGFALSHADALLTETAEKLRNEIEDKATEDADIIIIDSRYGFISLLVQKTLTRQSGQARSLSDKIDNVVLHRFLAIPIFLGVMYLMFTFTIKLGRVFKPFFNDLAQAFFVDGLGAFLGLMNSPQWLITLIATGVGNGIREVAAFIPILGFLYLFISVLEESGYMARATFAMDRFMRVLGLPGKAFVPMILGFGCNVPAMLATRTLERPRDRLLSLVLNPFMTCGARLVVFTLFAAAFFPDNGGMVVFVLYMIGIVAALLTALLLKHSFLKEESSLVMMEIPSYHIPKLKNVLINSWTRLKAFMVRVGKIIITMVVILNLLSSLGTDGSYQANNIEHSVLSAAGRALTPTLAPLGIREDNWPATVALFTGILHKAVVISTLKTIYSESPAAKAALQAQEFNLYGAVKRAFMTIPMGLKKMIGIGVTQPTSQNTFIAELHTHFEGQVGAFAYLLFILLYFPCIATLAAAYRESSLRWSVFMVFWSTGLAYLTATLFYQLATYSQHPRTSMAWLTMIALIIIAVVLIFRYWGGQHQASMSNNAIKPSTKD
- a CDS encoding P-type ATPase; translated protein: MPYKTYFDKIDAQLLKISPARDIMLLRVIAAVIPVVCFALDAFYDMPVLYWLGIPFYLICLALYLEALLKTILLMHKVSAELLIVLVMIVTLLDGEPLSGAMVAWFIGLGLYISFTIIRKNREKIEALIQDSKKTAQVLRGDQIHEIPLLEVQKQDVIIVAKGAMITVDGLISDGESSIDEAFVTGEPFPVFKQRGDAVISGTLNLTAPLKVVAEKKR